From Spiroplasma endosymbiont of Amphimallon solstitiale:
TAATAATTTTAACTTTAATAGAAATTAATACTATTAATCATTTGTTAATTACTAAAAATTATGCTCTTGATATAATTGCTAATTTTTTAAAGGAAAATAAAATAAAAAGTATTTCAACAAAAACTTTATATAACATGTTTAAAACAAATCGAATGGGTTTTGATGAAAATAACTTATTGAGAAAAGGAAAAAATAAACCTCACAAACAAAAAGAAACTAGGGGCAGAATTAATAATTGTAAGTCTATTCATGAAAGAAATTTAATCATTCCTAATATTAAAAATATAGAAGAATTTGGTCATTTAGAAGGTGATACTATCATTGGTAAAGATCATAAAAGTTCTATTATTACTTTAGCTGATATATGATCAAAAACCACAATTCCTTTAGCAACTAAAAATAATAAATCAGAAAATATTACAAAAAGTATAATAAAATTTATTTCAAAGTTACAAAAAGGAACAGTTAAAACTATTACTTTTGATCGTGGTAAAGAATTTAGTAAATGAAAATTAATCGAAAAAAATTGTAATGTTAAGATTTATTTTGCAGATCCTGGTAAACCTTGTCAAAGAGGTTTAAATGAAAATAATAATGGTATTTTAAGAAGATATTTACCAAAATCTACAGATCTATCTTCATATAAACAAAAAGATTTAAATACTATAGCATTTCAAATTAATTCTACACCCAGAAAATCACTATCTTATAAAAGACCAATAGATTTAATACAATTATTTTAAAAAACTGTCCCATTTATATTTACAATTCAGGAAATTAAAAAAATAAAATATTATTTATTCTACTAAAAATTTAATAGTAATATAATCGCTCTTAATTGTTAATTGATATTGACCAATACCAATAAAGTCATACAACTTTAAAGCAAGATTTTTAAATTTTTTATTACAATCATTATTTAAAAATAATATTTTTTCAATATTATTATTTTGTAAATCTTTCACTAATTTTGAATTAATCGTTTTATTTTCTGGTATTGATCAGTAATATTCTTTTGTTAATTTATTATAACTAGTTAATTTACCATAATTTGTTCCATCAATATCTGCAAAAATTACTGATTTATTTTCATTAAATGTCAAATGACCCGCTTGAAAGGCAATAATTTTTAAAGGTCCAAGTTTTTTATTAAAATTAACACGATTAATTGTACATAGTGCCTGATGCACAGTAAATGTTGATTGATAAGATAATAAAGGGTAATCTTGATTAAAATGTTCATTAAGTAATAATGTTTCATAATCTAGTTTATATTTAAGAATAATTTTTAGTTCATTAACAACTAATTTGTTATTTTCAATGAAATTTGTAACTAAACATGGTATTTCATTAAAATTTGGAAAAATACGATTAAATACTTTATTACTTGTAACCTCATATAATAATGATGCTATTAATAAATTGTCATAATGATAATTAATTAATTTAGTATCTAATTCTTGACTTAATCTTAAATAAAAATAATTAACTATTTGATAATCATTTAAAAATAAGAATTGTTTTAAGATATTTTGATTACGATTAGTATCATTATCATGGGTTTGATAATTTTTTATTTTTTTTGCTATTCGTAAATAAAAATCATTTAAAAAATTATAAAATTCTTGAATTGTCAAATCATAATCAATTAATATTTTAAAAATAGCATTATCATTATAAAGTTGATAGTATGATTGAATTACCAAATAAATTTTTTTTCGTGATTGATATCATTGCTTTAAATTAGTTAAAATGATGTTTTGACTTCTTGGTTCTAAAGTAATAGTGCATCCATAAGGTAAATTAAAACTATTAGGTAATTGTTTATTAACATTTATAATATGTGAATTAGAAAGATTTTTAATACCAATGGTTATGTCATATTTTTTATCAATATTAGCAATTAAATCATAAACCTCTAAACAATGTTTAGTTTCTGTTTTTCTCAATCCTCTTCCTAATTGTTGTAAATATACTGTTTTTGAATTAGTTGGTCGTAATAAAATAATAGTATCAATTTCAGGAATATCAATTCCTTCATTAAAAATATTTACTACACATAAATAATTAATAATTCTATTTTTAAAATCATTAATTATTTTACTACGATTAGTTTGATTTTTACTTGTTAAAAAGTCTGTTTTTAAGCCCTGATTTTGCAAAAATCTAGCAACAATTTGTGCATGAGTAATGTTAATACAAAAAATTAAACAAATCCGATTACTATAAAATCCAATATAGTCATTAATTACATCTAATAATAACTTATTTCTTGCTTCAGTATTTAATTTTTTAAATAATTGTTGATCATTATTTAAATCAATACCAGTTAAATCAGCAGTAATGTCATCAATACAATAATAATCAAATGGTGATAAAAGTTTTTCATTAATTGCATCTCACAATCGTAATTCATGTGCAAACTCATTATCAAAATAATTAATAATGTTTTTATTATCTTCTCGTTCTGGTGTTGCTGTTAAACCAATAATTTGTTTAGGATGAAAATAATTAAAAATTGTCTGAAAAGTTTTGGCAGCCAAATGATGAGCTTCATCAAAAATAATAATATCAAATTGTTGACGTTTAAACTTATTTAGATGTCTATGTACAGTTTGTACTGTTGCAAATAAATATTGTTCTTGAAAATTATTTTGTTTACTATTTAAAATAGTTGCAAATTTTTTATCATTTATTACTTTTCGAAAAGTAATAATTGCTTGTTCAATAATTTCTCTTTGATGTGCTAAAAATAAAATTGAAGGTTTTTGATTATTATTTTCTTTGATTTGATTTAAATAGTCAAAAGCAGATACTACTGTTTTACCAACACCTGTTGCCATGACAATTAAATGTTTTGTTTTTTTAAGTTTTCTTCTTAACTTTAATTTATTAATTAAGGCAATTTGAAAATCATAAAGAAAATAATTAGTTGCTAATCATTGTTCATCTTTTTTATTTACAAGCAATCGATTATATTCAATTCGCGATAGTAATTGTAATCGTTGTTGTTCATCATTTAAATCAACTAAATTATCATTTCATAATTTATAATACTGATTTAAAATATTTTGATATAGTTGCTTATTATCAAATTCATTAATTTTAATATTTCATTCACGACCACTAGCTAAACCTTTTTGCGTTAAATTTGATGAACCAATTATTGCTGAAGAAAAACCTGAATTTCGTTTAAAGATGGCAGCTTTAATATGAATTCTTTCACTACGTTTTTCTAAATTATTTTCAACTTTAACTTTAATATTAGGATACTTTTTTATTATTTTAACTAATGCATATAAATTAACAAATAAAGCCATATCATCAAAAGTAGTAGTAATAAAATTAATAGTAATATTATGATTTAAAGCATAAGTAAATGATGAACGTAACTTATTAATAATTGAATTTGATATAAAAGGATAAATAAAGTATACTTCATCACAAGTTCTGATTTCCTGATTTAAATGATTAATTAATACTTGTTGGTTTTCATTAGTAAATAGATAATTGTCACTTAATCTAATATTAGAAGTTAAAGGATTATCAATTATACTATCATTTACTTGTAATAAAATGTTATTACTAAATTTATTAGTAGTAAAATTACTTATGATTTGATTTAAAAAATCAATTTTTGCTTCTGGTGATTTAATCGTTTTTAATTGTTCAATTAAAGTATTATTTAATTGTTTAACTAAATAATGATCAATGTCTTTAATTAATTCTTTTTCATCATTAATATGTGATGTTTGAAAATTATTGCTAATATCATCACTAATCTTTAATAATAAATCATAATAGCCCTTATTTTTCATACTCTACACTTCCTAATAAATAGTGTCTATTTTAATAAATTATAATCTATATTTTAATATATTATTAACTATTATAAAATAATTTTGTAAAGTAAAAAACCTCTAATATTTAAAATAATATTTTAAATAAATAAGAGGAAGGTAATCTAAGATAAGATATATTCATATTTTTATTTTTTTTCTGTTGATGATGTTTTTTCTGCTTGTAATGGATTAGTAATACTTACACCTTTGTATGTCTTGCATTTCATACAGGCATGATGTGGTTTAGTAATTGCTCCACAATTTAAACAGTTAGTTGTAGTTGTTGCAGATAAACTATCATGGGCACGACGTGTATTTTTACGCATTTTTGACGTTCTTCTTGCTGGTACTGCCATAGTCTGTTGCCTCCTTACTTTCGTATCTCATAAATTATATATTGATTTATCAGAAAAATCTATTTTTTTTGATAAGTTTTTCAAATTTTTGGAAATAAAATACTAATAAATCAAATATTTTATTTATTGTTACCTGAATTGTAAATATAAATGGGACAGTTTTTTAAAATAATTGTATTAAATCTATTGGTCTTTTATAAGATAGTGATTTTCTGGGTGTAGAATTAATTTGAAATGCTATAGTATTTAAATCTTTTTGTTTATATGAAGATAGATCTGTAGATTTTGGTAAATATCTTCTTAAAATACCATTATTATTTTCATTTAAACCTCTTTGACAAGGTTTACCAGGATCTGCAAAATAAATCTTAACATTACAATTTTTTTCGATTAATTTTCATTTACTAAATTCTTTACCACGATCAAAAGTAATAGTTTTAACTGTTCCTTTTTGTAACTTTGAAATAAATTTTATTATACTTTTTGTAATATTTTCTGATTTATTATTTTTAGTTGCTAAAGGAATTGTGGTTTTTGATCATATATCAGCTAAAGTAATAATAGAACTTTTATGATCTTTACCAATGATAGTATCACCCTCTAAATGACCAAATTCTTCTATATTTTTAATATTAGGAATGATTAAATTTCTTTCATGAATAGACTTACAATTATTAATTCTGCCCCTAGTTTCTTTTTGTTTGTGAGGTTTATTTTTTCCTTTTCTCAATAAGTTATTTTCATCAAAACCCATTCGATTTGTTTTAAACATGTTATATAAAGTTTTTGTTGAAATACTTTTTATTTTATTTTCCTTTAAAAAATTAGCAATTATATCAAGAGCATAATTTTTAGTAATTAACAAATGATTAATAGTATTAATTTCTATTAAAGTTAAAATTATTAATTTTCTACCTGCATTTTGTTTATTTTTTTGAATTTTATTCAATATTTCTAATGGTAATAAGTTTTGATTTAATAATCTACAAACTCTATGTACAGTTGATTTACTATAATCAATGGCTTTTGCTATTTTACGAATCGAAAATCCATAACTTTTATATTCTTTTATTGCTATTATTGATTCAATAGTCAGATACTTATACATTGTGCTAATTCCTTTCTTTTCTTAATTATAGAATTAACACAATTTAATTTTTATATAAGTGTCCTTTTTAATTTTACAATTCAGGTTAAATTAAAAAATCATACCTTAATTTAATACAATTAAAAATAAAATAATAATAAGTATTATCATATTAAAGTATGACTTAAAAATATTTAAATGAAACTTGCAAAAAAGTAATTATTTTAACACTGATTGATAAATTATTCGGCAATGTTTAGTAATCTGTGTAACTTACAAAAATAACTATGTTTAATTAATTCTAGTAAATATAATTAAATGACTAGAAAGAGTGAGTTACAGATGGCTAAAAAACAAAATATTAATAATAATGATCCAATATCAAAAGCAGTAGATTTATTATTAGAAAATACTGAAGATTTAACAACAGTTTTTAAAGAAGGGGGTTTATATAAAGAATTAACAAAACGTTTAGTTGAAAAAATGTTGAATTCTGAAATGCAAAATTATTTAGGATATGAAAAAAATCAACATAGTAATACTGAAAATGCTCGTAATGGTACAAGTTCAAAAAAATTAATAACTCAACAAGGTAAAATTGAGATTGATGTACCAAGAGATCGCAATAGTGATTTTACTCCTGTAATAGTTGCAAAAAGACAGCGAAGATTTGATGGTTTTGATCAACAAGTGCTTTCACTATATGCAAAAGGTATGACTCTATCTGACATTAGAATGCAGTTACAAGAGTTATATCATGGTGCTGATATTAGTGAAAGTGTTATTAGTCAAATTACTGATGATGTTATTGATGATGTCAAAACATGACAAAATCGACCATTAGAAAGCATTTATCCGATTGTTTATTTTGATTGTATAGTAGTTAAAGTTCGACAAGATAAACGGATTATTAATAAATCAGTTTATATAGCATTAGGAGTTGATTTAGAAGGTAAAAAAGATGTTTTAGGCTTATGAATTAGTGAAAATGAAGGTGCTAAATTTTGATTAGCTAATTTCACAGAAATGAAAAATCGAGGCTTAAATGATATTTTGATTGCTTGTAGTGATAATTTAACAGGCATGTCAGAAGCAATACAAGCAGTTTATCCTAAAACAGAACATCAATTATGCATTGTTCATCAAATTCGAAATAGTTTAAAATATGTTTCATACAAACATCGAAAAACTCTAGTTACAGATTTAAAACCAATTTATAGTGCATGTAGTGAAGAACAAGCAATGCAAGCTTTAGAATCATTTGAAAGTAAATGAAATAAACAATATCCCCAAATTGCTAAATCTTGATATAAAAATTGAGAAAATTTGATGATTTTTATTAGTTATCCTGCAGAAATCAAAAGAGTAATTTATACAACAAATGCTATTGAATCTGTTAATAGTCAATTACGAAAAGTTATTAGAAACAAAAAAGCTTTTCCTAATGATATGTCAGTTTTTAAAATATTTTATTTAGCAATTGAAAATATAACAAAAAAATGAACATTGCCTATTCAAAATTGAAATACAGCAATTGCTCATTTTATGATAAAATTTGAAGACAGAATTAATCTGAACTAGTACTTTGTAAAACAAAGATACACAGATTTCTAAAAAGCCTCAATTATTCAGATATTTTTGTTGAAGATAAATCATAAAATTTACCTTTAATAATATATACTATTGTTTCACAAATGTTAACTAAGTGATCACCTAGTCTTTCAATATATTTCAACTGTTGCATTGTTGATGTATATTGAGAGAGTTGATCATTATTTTTGTTTACTTTTAACATATTGACAATGTTTTTCATTGATTCACGAAAACGATTATCAATATCAATATCATATTCTGCTGCTTGATAAGCTTTGTTAATATCATTTTCATTTATAGATTCACCAATTAAATCCATCATTTTAAATACTTTTTTCATTAATCCTGATAATTGAGATGTTAATTTAATTTCTGGTTTATATTTGACATTAAATTTGGATAAATTTTTAGCATAATTTGAAATACGTTCTAAATCACGAATAATATTCATATAGCCAATAATAGTACGTAAGTCAGTAGCAAAAGGATTTTGTTGAGCAATACTTCAAATTGCAGTAATTGTTAAACTTTCAGCGACTGTTCTAATTTCTTTATCGGTTTCAACAATTCTTTTTGACATGTCAAAATCTTGTGTTTCCATTGCTATTAAAGCGTCTTTATGTTCTTTTTTTACTTCTTTTAATAAAGTTAATAAGTTTTGTTTTAAATTTATGATATCTAAATCAAATCTACGGTTAATTATTTTCATTTTTTTCTCCTTTCTCTATAATTAATTATATATATTTTTAACCAAATCTGCCGGTAATATAATCTTCTGTTCTTTTATCTTTTGGTCGTGAAAATATTTTTTTAGTATTATTATATTCAATGACTTCTCCATTTAAGAAAAAGGAAGTTTTATCAGAAATTCGTGCTGCTTGTTGCATTGAATGAGTAACAACAATAATTGTAAAGTCTGATTTTAAATCATTCATTAAGTCTTCAATTTTAGATGCGGCAATCGGATCTAGAGCTGAAGTTGGTTCATCCATTAATAGTACTTCTGGTTTTAGGGCAATAGCACGAGCAATACATAAACGTTGTTGTTGACCACCTGATAATGATAATGCTGAATCGAATAAGTGTTGAGCAACTTCATCTCATAAAGCCGCTTTTTTTAAAGCATCTTCGACAATTTGATTTAGAATCTTTTTATTTTTAATGCCTTGATTTTTTGGACCATATGCAACATTATCATAAATTGACATTGGAAAGGGATTAGGTTTTTGAAATACCATTCCAACTTTAGTTCGTAATGAAATAATATTTTTTTTATTTTCATAAATATCTTCATTATTGAATAATATTTGTCCATTAATTTTAACACCATCAATTAAATCATTCATTCTATTTAAAGTTCGTAGTAATGTTGATTTACCACAACCACTTGGTCCAATAAAAGCGGTTACTTGATTACGACTTATTTCTAAATTTATATTAAATAAAGCCTGTTTTTTACCATGATTATAGAAGAAATTTAAATTTTTAATAGTAAAAACATAATTAGTTTTTGGAATGTTTTCGATAGTTGATAAACTGTTTAATTTATTATTTTCTTTTTTATTAAATTTTTCTTTTACTTTTAATAAGTATGGTTTAATTATATTTGTTTTTCTTTTTTTATTGCTATTCGCTGATTTTTTCTTGCTTTCATTTTTTCTTTTAATAATTCAATTGAGCATTTTGTTTTCACCCCGATTCCTGTTGTTAAACTTTTTTCAAAATGTTTTGCTATAAAGTTTAAAATAAATATTAGTATAACTGTTATTAGTGCTGTTTGGTACATCATTCCTAATTTATTAGGGTCATTTGATTCTTTATTAACTAATAAAATATGGGTTGTTAAAGTTTGTCCTGAACTTAAGAAACCTTTATTGGGAAAAGCAACAGTGCTTCCTAATGTTAGATAAACTGGTGCTGATTCACCAATAATTCTACCCATTGATAAAATCATACTAGTAATAATGCCACCAATGGCAGCTGGAATAACTACTTTTCTTATTGTTTCAAATTTACTAGCACCTAGTGCTAATGATGCTTCACGATATTCAATAGGTACTGATTTTAATGTATCTTCTACTGCTCTAATAATAAGTGGTAAAATAACAATTGTTAATGTTAAACTAGCAGCAATTGCTGAGAAACTTATTTGTAAGAAAGTAATAAAAAAAGTAAATCCAAACATACCAAAGATAATTGATGGCGTAGAAGCTAAGGTATTTAGCACAAAACGTAATATTGAAGCAAATCAACCATTTTTGGCATATTCGTGAAGATAAATTGCACCAATAATACCTAATGGCATAGCAATAGTAATTGTTGTTAATACCAATAAACATGTCATTGTGATAATTGATAAGTAACCTTCATCACCGGTTGTTCAAATTAAAGCTGCAAAATTAAAATTGAAAACGCTACTACCAGCATTACCACTAATGTTGAAGATACCATTAATAATAATATCACCAATAATTCAAATAATTAATCCCATAGTAATAAAACAAGCTAGCCCCATAAAGAATAATCGAAAATAGTCTTTAAAGTGTTTTCAGCCTTGATTTTTAATAGTTTTTTCACTAATAGTTAACATTAGTTGATTATCAGATAGATTTATTTTTTTTAAATTATAATTTCGTGGTTTTTTATGACCTTTTGCTTTTTTATCACTACGTTTATAAATTATTAAAACAATAAAGTTAATGATTGAAACTATAATAAATAAAAATAAACCAATTCCATATAATGCTGATATTTGTTGAGAACTAACTGCTTCTCCAATTTCTAGTCCAATTACTCCCGCTAAAGTAGAAATTGAACTAAATAAAAATGCAAGTGGACCATGTGCAAAATTTGGGGTTAGAGTACTATTACCAGCAATCATAACAACGGCCATTGTTTCGCCGATGACTCTTCCAAATCCAAAAATTATTGCACCAATGATTTTGGTTTTTGCCGCTTTAAAAATGACTTTAAAACTAGTGTCAGTCCTGCTAATACCTAGTGCTAATGATGCATATAGATAAGATTTTGGTACTCGAGTAATAGAATTAACAGATAATGAAATAATTGTTGGTAATGCCATCATTGATAAAATAAAACTTGCTGTCATCATATTTTCTTTGGTTGGTGCTCCCATTTTTACAAAAATAGGACCAATGGTCATTAAACCAAAAGCACCAAAAACAACGGAAGGAATACCAGATAATAATTCTACTAAAGTTAATGTTGTTTTTTTTAATTTTGGTGGTAAAAATTCACATATAAATAATGATGTTAGTAAGCTTAAAGGAACAGCAAGTATCATTGAAAATAGTGCAACTCAAAAAGTGGCAACGATAAAGGCAATAATACCAAAACTATTAGCACTAGGTAATCATTTACTATTTCCTAACATTTTAAATCAATTTAGAAAACTCATATTACTAAATGTTTGACCGATAATAAAACCAATTAATAATGAAGCGGCAATTAGTGCTAATGAAGATATAGACAATACACAAATTTTAGCAATCAGATCATAAGTATGTTTTTTTTGTTCACTAATAAAAACATTTTTTGGATCATGATTTTTATTAAAATGATTAAAAGTTATTTTATGTCAAAACTTTTTAAAAGATTTGGATTTCATTTATTAATACTCCTTTATGGAAAATTGTTTAATCACTGATTTAAATCATAATTTAATTTGTCAGTTAATGGTACTGCTGATTGTGCATACTGAGCTTCTGAAAAAGCAGGAACTACGTATTCGTTATGACCTGGATAGTCAGGAATAAACAAGAATTTTAGAAATTTAACTAAAGTATTAATTTGTTTAAAATTTTTATTTATTAAACCTGTAAATGGTCGTGATAACTGATAAGTACCATTTTTAATGGTATCTAAACTTGGAGCAATATTTTCTCAATTAGCAATATGAATATTAGTGAATTGTTTATTCGAATCTAATTGTTTTTTATCTGAATATGAACTATAGCCAACACCACCACTAGACATATTAAACATTTGTGTACTTGAATTAACGGTTATTGCTTGTGGATAATATGCTTTTGAATCACCCAGAACTTTTTCATTAAAAACATCTCGTGTTCCTGAACCATTTTCTCTAGTATAAGGTAAAATTTTGAGGTCACAAGTTGGTTTGATTCAACCTTGATTTGGTTCTGAAGTATTTTGTGGAAATAAATCTCTTCAGAAAATAGACGATTTTAAATACATTTTTTTTACTTTATCTTGTGTAAAATTTAGAGGTTTATTATTACCTAAGCAATCTTGTGGTAAATTATAAACTAAAATCATGCCATCTTTTGATAAAACAAAAGAAATTAAATTATTATTAGGAGTTGTATATTCCTTTGAAAGTCAGCCAATACCAAACATATTTTTATTAACGGGAATTACTGCTGCATCTGAACCTAAACTGTTATAAGTAAAGTCTGCTTCTTTATGATTATCGGGATAGTCTTCCATTAATGTATGCATTAAAGGTGCTACTGAAGTTGAACCGCCCATAATAAAATAGGGTTTATGACTAACTAAAGTTACAATAAAAATACTAATCATTGTGATTAATCAAAATAATGACAAAATTCTTTTTTTTAGCATATAAATCCACCCAACTGAGAGTTTTCTTTATCATACACGTATTATAACAATATAATTGATAAAAACTAGAAAAATTATTTCATTTTTATAAAAAATGTAGGTTCTAGACTATATTATTAATATTTTTTAGTAATTAAAAAATGGTATTACTAGTTAACTTAATACCATTTTATTAAATATTTTTAATTTAACCTGAATTGTAAATATAAATGGGACAGTTTTTTAAAATAATTGTATTAAATCTATTGGTCTTTTATAAGATAGTGATTTTCTGGGTGTAGAATTAATTTGAAATGCTATAGTATTTAAATCTTTTTGTTTATATGAAGATAGATCTGTAGATTTTGGTAAATATCTTCTTAAAATACCATTATTATTTTCATTTAAACCTCTTTGACAAGGTTTACCAGGATCTGCAAAATAAATCTTAACATTACAATTTTTTTCGATTAATTTTCATTTACTAAATTCTTTACCACGATCAAAAGTAATAGTTTTAACTGTTCCTTTTTGTAACTTTGAAATAAATTTTATTATACTTTTTGTAATATTTTCTGATTTATTATTTTTAGTTGCTAAAGGAATTGTGGTTTTTGATCATATATCAGCTAAAGTAATAATAGAACTTTTATGATCTTTACCAATGATAGTATCACCCTCTAAATGACCAAATTCTTCTATATTTTTAATATTAGGAATGATTAAATTTCTTTCATGAATAGACTTACAATTATTAATTCTGCCCCTAGTTTCTTTTTGTTTGTGAGGTTTATTTTTTCCTTTTCTCAATAAGTTATTTTCATCAAAACCCATTCGATTTGTTTTAAACATGTTATATAAAGTTTTTGTTGAAATACTTTTTGTTTTATTTTCCTTTAAAAAATTAGCAATTATATCA
This genomic window contains:
- a CDS encoding IS30 family transposase; the protein is MYKYLTIESIIAIKEYKSYGFSIRKIAKAIDYSKSTVHRVCRLLNQNLLPLEILNKIQKNKQNAGRKLIILTLIEINTINHLLITKNYALDIIANFLKENKIKSISTKTLYNMFKTNRMGFDENNLLRKGKNKPHKQKETRGRINNCKSIHERNLIIPNIKNIEEFGHLEGDTIIGKDHKSSIITLADIWSKTTIPLATKNNKSENITKSIIKFISKLQKGTVKTITFDRGKEFSKWKLIEKNCNVKIYFADPGKPCQRGLNENNNGILRRYLPKSTDLSSYKQKDLNTIAFQINSTPRKSLSYKRPIDLIQLF
- a CDS encoding DEAD/DEAH box helicase family protein → MKNKGYYDLLLKISDDISNNFQTSHINDEKELIKDIDHYLVKQLNNTLIEQLKTIKSPEAKIDFLNQIISNFTTNKFSNNILLQVNDSIIDNPLTSNIRLSDNYLFTNENQQVLINHLNQEIRTCDEVYFIYPFISNSIINKLRSSFTYALNHNITINFITTTFDDMALFVNLYALVKIIKKYPNIKVKVENNLEKRSERIHIKAAIFKRNSGFSSAIIGSSNLTQKGLASGREWNIKINEFDNKQLYQNILNQYYKLWNDNLVDLNDEQQRLQLLSRIEYNRLLVNKKDEQWLATNYFLYDFQIALINKLKLRRKLKKTKHLIVMATGVGKTVVSAFDYLNQIKENNNQKPSILFLAHQREIIEQAIITFRKVINDKKFATILNSKQNNFQEQYLFATVQTVHRHLNKFKRQQFDIIIFDEAHHLAAKTFQTIFNYFHPKQIIGLTATPEREDNKNIINYFDNEFAHELRLWDAINEKLLSPFDYYCIDDITADLTGIDLNNDQQLFKKLNTEARNKLLLDVINDYIGFYSNRICLIFCINITHAQIVARFLQNQGLKTDFLTSKNQTNRSKIINDFKNRIINYLCVVNIFNEGIDIPEIDTIILLRPTNSKTVYLQQLGRGLRKTETKHCLEVYDLIANIDKKYDITIGIKNLSNSHIINVNKQLPNSFNLPYGCTITLEPRSQNIILTNLKQWYQSRKKIYLVIQSYYQLYNDNAIFKILIDYDLTIQEFYNFLNDFYLRIAKKIKNYQTHDNDTNRNQNILKQFLFLNDYQIVNYFYLRLSQELDTKLINYHYDNLLIASLLYEVTSNKVFNRIFPNFNEIPCLVTNFIENNKLVVNELKIILKYKLDYETLLLNEHFNQDYPLLSYQSTFTVHQALCTINRVNFNKKLGPLKIIAFQAGHLTFNENKSVIFADIDGTNYGKLTSYNKLTKEYYWSIPENKTINSKLVKDLQNNNIEKILFLNNDCNKKFKNLALKLYDFIGIGQYQLTIKSDYITIKFLVE
- the rpmF gene encoding 50S ribosomal protein L32, producing the protein MAVPARRTSKMRKNTRRAHDSLSATTTTNCLNCGAITKPHHACMKCKTYKGVSITNPLQAEKTSSTEKK
- a CDS encoding IS30 family transposase; the protein is MYKYLTIESIIAIKEYKSYGFSIRKIAKAIDYSKSTVHRVCRLLNQNLLPLEILNKIQKNKQNAGRKLIILTLIEINTINHLLITKNYALDIIANFLKENKIKSISTKTLYNMFKTNRMGFDENNLLRKGKNKPHKQKETRGRINNCKSIHERNLIIPNIKNIEEFGHLEGDTIIGKDHKSSIITLADIWSKTTIPLATKNNKSENITKSIIKFISKLQKGTVKTITFDRGKEFSKWKLIEKNCNVKIYFADPGKPCQRGLNENNNGILRRYLPKSTDLSSYKQKDLNTIAFQINSTPRKSLSYKRPIDLIQLF
- a CDS encoding IS256 family transposase, which codes for MAKKQNINNNDPISKAVDLLLENTEDLTTVFKEGGLYKELTKRLVEKMLNSEMQNYLGYEKNQHSNTENARNGTSSKKLITQQGKIEIDVPRDRNSDFTPVIVAKRQRRFDGFDQQVLSLYAKGMTLSDIRMQLQELYHGADISESVISQITDDVIDDVKTWQNRPLESIYPIVYFDCIVVKVRQDKRIINKSVYIALGVDLEGKKDVLGLWISENEGAKFWLANFTEMKNRGLNDILIACSDNLTGMSEAIQAVYPKTEHQLCIVHQIRNSLKYVSYKHRKTLVTDLKPIYSACSEEQAMQALESFESKWNKQYPQIAKSWYKNWENLMIFISYPAEIKRVIYTTNAIESVNSQLRKVIRNKKAFPNDMSVFKIFYLAIENITKKWTLPIQNWNTAIAHFMIKFEDRINLN
- the phoU gene encoding phosphate signaling complex protein PhoU → MKIINRRFDLDIINLKQNLLTLLKEVKKEHKDALIAMETQDFDMSKRIVETDKEIRTVAESLTITAIWSIAQQNPFATDLRTIIGYMNIIRDLERISNYAKNLSKFNVKYKPEIKLTSQLSGLMKKVFKMMDLIGESINENDINKAYQAAEYDIDIDNRFRESMKNIVNMLKVNKNNDQLSQYTSTMQQLKYIERLGDHLVNICETIVYIIKGKFYDLSSTKISE
- the pstB gene encoding phosphate ABC transporter ATP-binding protein PstB; the protein is MLNWIIKRKNESKKKSANSNKKRKTNIIKPYLLKVKEKFNKKENNKLNSLSTIENIPKTNYVFTIKNLNFFYNHGKKQALFNINLEISRNQVTAFIGPSGCGKSTLLRTLNRMNDLIDGVKINGQILFNNEDIYENKKNIISLRTKVGMVFQKPNPFPMSIYDNVAYGPKNQGIKNKKILNQIVEDALKKAALWDEVAQHLFDSALSLSGGQQQRLCIARAIALKPEVLLMDEPTSALDPIAASKIEDLMNDLKSDFTIIVVTHSMQQAARISDKTSFFLNGEVIEYNNTKKIFSRPKDKRTEDYITGRFG